A single window of Syntrophotalea acetylenica DNA harbors:
- a CDS encoding slipin family protein — protein MIYPVIVLVFLVLILSSAVKVIYEYERGVVFRLGRFAGVKGPGLRLIIPVVDRLMKISLRTVAMDVAPQDVITKDNVSVKVNAVLYFRVVSPEKSIIEVENYLYATSQLAQTSLRSVLGQSELDELLAHRENINRHLQEILDRQTDPWGVKVSNVEIKHVDLPVEMQRAMARQAEAERERRSKVIHAEGEFQAAQKLTDAAGIISSQPGALQLRYLQTLTEIATENSSTVVFPFPVDLVRPFLGGPHKE, from the coding sequence ATGATCTATCCCGTCATAGTCCTGGTTTTTCTGGTCCTGATCCTTTCCAGTGCCGTGAAAGTGATTTACGAATACGAACGTGGCGTGGTGTTTCGTCTGGGACGTTTTGCCGGAGTCAAAGGGCCGGGACTGCGACTCATCATTCCGGTGGTTGACCGCCTGATGAAAATCAGCCTGCGCACTGTGGCCATGGATGTCGCACCGCAGGACGTCATCACCAAGGACAACGTCTCCGTCAAGGTCAACGCGGTGCTTTATTTCCGGGTGGTCAGCCCGGAAAAATCGATCATCGAGGTGGAAAACTACCTTTACGCGACCAGTCAGCTGGCGCAGACTTCCCTGCGCAGTGTGCTGGGGCAGTCCGAACTGGACGAACTGCTGGCGCATCGCGAGAATATCAACCGGCATCTGCAGGAAATCCTCGATCGTCAGACCGATCCCTGGGGGGTGAAGGTTTCCAATGTCGAGATCAAGCATGTCGATCTGCCGGTGGAGATGCAGCGGGCCATGGCCCGTCAGGCCGAGGCCGAACGCGAGCGGCGTTCCAAGGTCATTCATGCCGAAGGGGAATTTCAGGCGGCACAGAAGCTCACCGATGCGGCCGGCATTATCTCTTCCCAGCCGGGCGCCCTGCAGTTGCGTTATCTTCAGACCCTGACCGAAATCGCCACGGAGAACAGTTCGACGGTAGTTTTCCCGTTTCCGGTGGATCTTGTCCGGCCGTTTTTGGGAGGCCCGCACAAAGAATGA
- a CDS encoding NfeD family protein gives MIDAWGAHRIFVSPVWMLVPLLFMLVGMPGSRSDAAEVPVSAPVVEAVRISGTINPAVAAFVTEQLDRVNREKPAAFLLELDTPGGLDLAMRQIVKAVLGSQVPVVVFVGPAGARAASAGALITLAADFAGMAPGTNIGAAHPVSIGGGRDNGDDVLMGKVVEDAAAYARSLAMRRGRNPVWAEKMVRDSVSIAAHEALQRQVVDLVAENRTELLRMLHGRTYRRGDEIRQLVCQDATVKFSGMDWRQKILNTISDPNVAYMLLLLGLLGIFFEISQPGVVLPGAVGAMALLLALFAFQTLPVNYVGMLLIVLALVLFVLEVKVTSFGMLTVGGLISMTFGSLMLFEHTEPFMRLSRAVIAGTAVVTAGFCLLVAWFVVRAQRRRVVSGQEGMAGLRGETLTEVYRDGQIFVRGEYWSAYADEPIPAGETVEVVRMAQGLRLEVRRPKPVHTVVNTHPMSGSDKENIP, from the coding sequence ATGATTGACGCATGGGGCGCTCACAGAATCTTTGTATCGCCTGTCTGGATGCTGGTCCCGCTGCTGTTTATGCTGGTTGGCATGCCTGGTTCCCGGTCAGATGCGGCCGAGGTGCCGGTGTCTGCTCCGGTGGTCGAGGCAGTGCGCATCTCGGGGACCATCAACCCCGCCGTTGCTGCATTTGTAACGGAGCAACTCGATCGCGTCAACCGTGAAAAGCCCGCGGCTTTTCTTCTGGAGCTCGACACGCCTGGAGGCCTGGACCTTGCTATGCGCCAGATCGTCAAGGCGGTGCTCGGTTCGCAGGTGCCGGTGGTGGTGTTTGTTGGCCCCGCCGGTGCACGCGCCGCTTCAGCCGGCGCGCTGATAACCCTGGCCGCCGACTTTGCCGGTATGGCGCCGGGTACCAACATCGGTGCGGCTCACCCGGTATCCATCGGCGGCGGACGGGACAATGGTGACGATGTGTTGATGGGAAAGGTCGTGGAAGATGCGGCCGCCTATGCACGCAGTCTGGCAATGCGCCGGGGTCGCAACCCGGTATGGGCGGAGAAGATGGTGCGTGATAGCGTTTCCATCGCGGCCCATGAGGCGTTGCAGCGTCAGGTTGTCGATCTGGTGGCCGAGAACCGTACGGAACTGCTGCGGATGCTGCATGGGCGCACGTACCGTCGCGGTGATGAGATTCGTCAGCTGGTCTGCCAGGATGCCACGGTAAAGTTTTCCGGCATGGACTGGCGGCAGAAGATTCTTAATACCATAAGCGACCCGAATGTGGCCTATATGCTGCTCCTGCTCGGTTTGCTCGGCATTTTTTTCGAAATCAGTCAACCCGGGGTGGTGCTGCCCGGCGCCGTCGGCGCCATGGCGTTACTGCTGGCGCTGTTTGCCTTTCAGACCCTGCCGGTCAATTATGTCGGCATGCTGCTGATTGTACTGGCTCTGGTACTGTTTGTTCTGGAGGTGAAAGTGACCTCGTTCGGCATGCTTACCGTCGGAGGCCTGATCAGCATGACCTTCGGCTCACTGATGTTGTTTGAACATACCGAACCCTTTATGCGGCTTTCCAGGGCGGTTATCGCCGGGACGGCAGTGGTGACGGCCGGGTTCTGTCTGCTGGTGGCCTGGTTTGTCGTCCGCGCCCAACGGCGGCGTGTTGTGTCCGGGCAGGAGGGCATGGCCGGTCTGCGCGGCGAGACGCTTACCGAAGTATATCGAGATGGGCAGATTTTCGTGCGTGGCGAATACTGGTCCGCCTACGCCGACGAGCCGATTCCCGCCGGTGAGACCGTCGAGGTGGTGCGAATGGCGCAGGGCCTGCGCCTGGAAGTGCGGCGTCCGAAACCGGTTCACACCGTGGTGAATACACACCCAATGTCAGGTTCCGACAAGGAGAATATCCCATGA